The Erythrolamprus reginae isolate rEryReg1 chromosome 6, rEryReg1.hap1, whole genome shotgun sequence DNA segment TCAATTCTCGCTTATCGGGTGATATCAGGATCCCTACTATCTGCCTACTCGGAAGACCCCGTTTTCTGCAACTTCGCCCGTGAAGTAGATCCCAGTCAGACCCGTGATTCTGTTTCCAGGGTAGGCGTGCAACGCGTTTTGTTTTCCATTCGAGCTCGACCAGTGCCAGGCCTGGCCTCCGATAAGCAAACCTCCGCCTCTCTTCACAAAATTCAGGATTTCGGCGGTTTCGGAGTCGTCGTAGGCATCTCGGCAATACACCCCTATCGACTCCCCGAGCGTTGCGCCATACTTAAGCTTCAGGCCAGAACCCTGCAGCGCCTGGTGCAAGGAACACATGGAGCTGTGGAATCCCACTACTGATCGGGGGCTCGGCTTCAGCCACTCCAGGGCGTTTTTAATAAAGGGCAGCACAGGCGGACTTGGTGGAATAAATTCGTGGGCGGTCACCACCATTTTGCCTCTGCCATAGTAAGACGCCGCAACGACTACTTGGCCCTTCGAAGTCTTCACCACTGGGAAGGCCTGGTCTCCTCTGAGCAGAAGCTGACAGGGATAATAATTTCCTCTTAAATCCAGTGTAGAGATGCCGCTCACCAGCTGGTCCATTGGGAACGAGATTTAAAGGAGGTGGAATCTACCAATGGCtctgaaaaagagagaggggggattcaATTTCTGCCCTTGTTGTTGTACGGATGGTCCTCAACTGATGACCcaatggagcccaacatttctgttgctaagtgagaacatttgttaag contains these protein-coding regions:
- the LOC139168765 gene encoding TRPM8 channel-associated factor 2-like isoform X1: MDQLVSGISTLDLRGNYYPCQLLLRGDQAFPVVKTSKGQVVVAASYYGRGKMVVTAHEFIPPSPPVLPFIKNALEWLKPSPRSVVGFHSSMCSLHQALQGSGLKLKYGATLGESIGVYCRDAYDDSETAEILNFVKRGGGLLIGGQAWHWSSSNGKQNALHAYPGNRITGLTGIYFTGEVAENGVFRVGR